The genomic segment ATCCATGAAATCCAAAAACATATAGCAGTTGTAACCTGCTCACCCCAATTCCCAGTAAACAGATCCACAatcacaattgataacaattggtttgggccaaactatgGCGATAAAAGTGTTGATGGGTATGTTAGtattaacactttcaccgcgggagggcgcattctgcgccaacggccagactgcgggaggcgcgtaaacgcgccaagaacgtacgcgtttatatgcgttcgatatacgttggctttgtttgatctacatcatgtttgttgactatttcctcaagcctagcgtAGTATACGAGGtaggtcaaacctaaatgagcatgcgcgccaaatttgtaaacaaatgccgccatatTCGGTCATTTCTCGGCCGtgatttgtaaggatcgtgtgatcggttgttgtttttctctcagagggtatttaaaaatggcgatgcgggcacagtttaacaccgacaaagcccttgagcatgtttttctagacactaatagtggaattgtcactgatcttgaaactgaactcgacgagatggcggaagtcaaatttcaaattacaactctaatacagaacttgaatatgttcccaaACCAGTTGAGCAAACACAGAGATCGCAAGCAAGACACTGACAGGAAGGTAGGCAATCTGAGCATGCGACAAAGTGCGACAAAGGACCGGTGACTGACATCACAACGTTgatggggtatcctgtggatgttgtacgacatcaatctatcaatgacaattacacatcggactggctaccagtatataagcttaaATAGAACatagctctcttttgaatgtcagatgatacctgttgttcgaagatgaacttgtaataaatatgcatattaatctcATTTACGTGGAATATGTTTTAGCGTATGTGTTCCTCCTACTGAATTTGAGTTGATAAAACGTAagtggtaatttttaaagtgttacgctgagaaaaatacatttatatattgaaataacaaaaaatgcatcatttttgatttttttgggtaaaatccaatatggccgccatgatcaCGTGATCTTCAAGACGTGTCACATgactttttgtgcatttttatgatgctctgtcatattgcaatactcactgaaaaaattgtcccgaatactcaaataattacaaagatatagcacatgcatgtaaatcaatatttataaggccatataCCCATAGAAAACTACGTACAGGAAtgcatgtataaaaattaattacgcagtgaaagtaTTAAAAGAGAGTGTTTCCTGTATATCTTTCAGAGAAAGTCAGTACATACTTTGACAGTGTTGATCACGACGACGAAGGGAGGAGAAGTCCTCCCGACCAGAGACAAGCAAGACGGATGTTCTGTGGATATGTCAAGAAAATAAACAATTCATCCCAAAACATCGGCAAAGATGGGAAATTTCAACTACTTATGTGCCTTGGAGTTAGGTTAGTATTGTTTAATTCTAAAAATTCAGTGGGACGTTTATTTATGTAGTCCACACAGGCATTTTAATCATCTAGGAAAAATTGTCTCATCAGGTTCTTGACTTCAGTTTATCCAAAATGCCTGAGAGAATTTAGTGATGCAGCTTCTGTACTTATTAGATGTTCATTCTTTCTTGCAATCATTATACATAATATCATTTTAGACTTAAGTATTCAGTAACTTCTTGATCGAATTCAAAATCATGACTGATAGTACATACTAATCTTGCAAAGAAGTCTGCAATCAAAATCACTCAACTACATTGCTATGTATTATATTTCTTAGCAATTTTCTAACCTGTGCTACCTCCCaaagaagaaaattgaaatatttcatatgcCCAATAGCATATTTAAGATGTAGAATCAGTCTGAGAAGTATAAGTAGACCGAAATATTTAAGAAGATATCAATCATGTTGTCATTATGGAATTTTCAACGAATGCTAGTTCTGAAGATTTCAATGTGTGAAAACTGTATCCTCTTTTGGTATGTGGGATTAGcatatattgttttttttttgtttgtttgttttcacagAGATCATGTGCTTCAGGTGTGGTTTCCACAGATAGCTGCCACACCTGTTACAGTGAGTATGTATGAAGAGTGGGCCATGATGAGGGATCGATCATCCATCACATTCCTTGTACAGATCATCAACGCTCTGCGGGAATTCAACATTATGCTTGAAGCATCGCTCACAAAGGGTCTTGAGGTGTAATAAACGTACATGGGTATTGATCGTAATTCTATctcaagagagaaaaaaatattttagactTGCACTGTTATAAGTCTTTGATTGGCCAAGCACAGTCAAGTGACACATTACATATCAGTCACGTAATAATAGCATAGAGCGTAACAGCTGTCCAAAACAGTGTACCACCAATGTCCATGTAAAAATATTGATCTCTGATTGCAATGAGACATATGATAGATTTATAAACTCAAAGTTTCTCATGAGTGCTTTTGAAAAAGAGAACTTTCCGTAGCTATATTTTGTCAGAAATAGGGAGTGTCTTTCTGTCTAATTCATTGGATGTTGCAGGGTACAGGGTATGAGTCGGTGTGTCTATTGACATGGCGGCATTGACAATGACTGTAGTTCACATATCAGCCAGTTGGTGGCATGGTGGTATTAAGCTGTTTTTGCTAGCCTGAtatgttttcatatttggaaagagAAGTTTACATAATGAATGAAGAGGAAGGATGAAAATTGTACACATTACAGCTGATTGTGCTTACAAAGCAAGAATGGAGAATACTGGGCTTTCAAAGAACATTTAACAAATTGACCTTATCCTAGGGGATCCAGAAGCTCTACAAAGCTATGGGAAGGCCCCCTAAGGCCGCTCGCCATTTTCATGTCAAAGGTAAGACCCAGTGATCTTTAGGTGCGCTGTATACAAATATACTTTGTCAAACGGAAAAGTGAAAATCCACACTTAGCATACATCTGTTGATGAATGGGCATACTTTTTGCACATGTTTACATGAaagaacattttgaatttggtggCAAAACTTTTTTCAAGCAAAAATTTGTCACAACAAGATTGTACACCTTGTACTGAAAATTTGTAACAATGTACAGGACACTATAAGTGTGTATGCTCATTTGTCACTTTGAACAAGAGATTGAAATATGTGCACTTACACAGTCTTTCACCAGAAGTGCAACTTTGTATATGGGTATGTTACTTTGTTTCAAACATTGAAACTTTGTAAATCAGGTGTTTGTTTGCTCATACAAAACTCTGTCAATTGATATACACATGCACATACACATGCAAGAAAGTGCAATTTTATACACAGATTTCGGAGGTGTAAATGAAATGCACATCAAACGTGGATTGTAAAGTTTTGTCAGTAAAAGTTACCACCCTATCGTCAGGAATATTGAGAATATTTTGCACGTGAAATTGATGAAAGGAAGAACATTTGCAATTTGTACTTTTCCTATTGAGTATGTTTCTAAGATGTAGATTACctatttttgagaaaattacaaaaaacaagCAATTAAAAGTAATTCGCGTCTTGACCACATTTACAGTACTGAAGGTTTAGAATTGTAGATATTGAAAGCAATAGTACAGTGctataaaaaaattgttacattgACTTTGAGAAATTGAATAGTATTTGCTAACCTCTTTTTAGTCCGGAATGCATTGACTTTCCATTGTTTTCCACAGTAATGTTTTGCCACAAAAGTCATATTTTCTGCACTTTGTACCAATTCTTGCAGAAATTGTCAGACTGTTGCGGGCTTTTGTGGTTTGGTGTTAGTCTGAAGTGCACTTTGGCTGCATTGTCATGTTATTTCTTTCCTCAAATAGATTATGAAGTGtttcatttgaaagatttttgaaaGTTCTCAAGTTACTTGTTGCTGTAGAGATAGTAATATTGCTTTGGTGATAGATATGTATGAGTgaaattatatttcaaaatttgaatatttttgtatgAGAAGTCCTGGCTATAATTTCCTTCAAATACTAATGAATTGGTATTGGTACTTATTGGGAAAAAAGAGAGAGCATAGGTTTTgtgcatttcaaaatgacaaaatatatttgcataacaaatgtTTGCTTTACATTGTGGAGAATATTGTTGTTTATAAGTAAGCTTCTTTCAGATGTCGTTATTCAAGACTTTTTGGCCTTCCGAACAAAAATGTAGATATGTTTGCCAGTATCAAAAAGATAAGGGCTAAATAGCCTATTTTTAAGTGTTAGGATATGAAAATGACATAGAGTGGTCAATTTGTTACGCTCTGTACTGCTAAATATCCCAATCAtttcatgtttgtgtttttaCACTGTAGATGAACTAGTAAGTAAGATAACATGTTCATCTGCCTTCCTGACAGCAAGAAGGCAGATCACTGCACATCACTCCAAGCCACATCAATTACCATTTACCTAGGGAGTCATTTCAGAATTACTATATACCCAGGGAATCATATAAGAATTATGAGACCCCTCAGAGGAAATCCGCAGTTTATACACGACTTGTTTCCCCAAAAGTATAGTTGATCTTGTCTTGAACCAGTACAGTTTACAGAAATGTAGAATCAACATTAAAGTTACTAGACATGTGTGTTTCATgcagaaaaaatgttttattcccTGTGTATCTGTGAGATATACCACTACTGGGACAAGAAAATGATTTATTCCACTGCCAGTCTACGTGACAGAATCCATGGTGGAAGTTTGGTACATAAATGAGGACAAAACAAATGTTTTCCTTACAAACATAAGTTGAAGTATAATGAGTTTACTTTGTAAGAATAAATGGTAGGCACGTTTGTATAATGAACGGCACTCAAAGATTCCTCCTGCTTGATTTTTAGTTTAATGAGTACAGCTGTTggaaaattattgttttgtacACTTGGAAGTGACTTTGTGACCGATAGTACAATGGAACACCGGCTGTTATTGAGTACTTTAAAGAGCTTAGGTCTGTAATGAAACACTCTAAAGTGCATGGCACCTTACAGTGTTGCAAGTTGTAAGGGAACactttaaaattttacactttacAATAGAACACTTCAAAACAACACAGTGAAGTGGCCACATGTGCATGTTAAATTGTTACATTCTGGAGCAGAACACTttaaaattgttacattgttgcAATATACACTGAAACTGCTTCAAAGTAACAATGTTTACAACTCAATATAATAGGATGTGCATACTGAAAGTTGCTTACAGGTAAAATGCACCTCAAGCAcgtattcagactctcaaattttacagtACTTTGCTGGACTACAGCTTTTGTGGACccattttgaagatttttggaATAAAAGTTTTTGACGcattgttttgtttcaaaatttaaatttaaatctaAGTCTAAAATTCAATTCTCACATGAGGATAgcagccatttgaatttcaaatatcaatgtaCATTAAGTAAATTATTTGTCCAATCCCaaagtttgcacagtgacctgtAATATTTATTagtgattatgaaagagaatggttaataGTTTGCTCAAGAAAAGTTTCATCGAAAGTTTGATATTTGAGGTGTGTGCTACCCGTACCAACAATTTCAAATGACATAGTCTGTCCAGGCTCTTTAAATTTTCATAGTCTGAGAGTGTACACAGTGGCAAATTCATGTCTTTCTGAACACCTTTAAATCCCTATATAATAAGTTCTTACACTATCAAATCTATCAATTAGAATATCAGACATGCCTTGAAGAGATGATACATATAGTAATGtatgctttgaaaatttttgtatgACCTCAGGGTAAGATGTATTGCCTGCCAAAATGGCTTTAACATTTCAGAGCATTACCTGGTGGAATATATAATGTAATATTTATgagttttatttctgttttgtgCTACCTTTAACTGAATACAGAAgttgaattttgttgatatatatattgataatcAAGATTGTTCTCATCATTAAAATTTCATCTTTAATGAAACTGACACAAAAACACTTCATATAAATAATTTAGTTGTCCGTGttattttacggaaaatttaAATGTCAAGCTTATTTCTTGTTCTTTCTTGACATGATTTCTGTAGAGTTAACATAGTATGGTTCGTAAAgagtaaatttgaatattttttgtctaATTCACAACAGTGCATATTTTTCATAGATTCCTTTCACTGTAAACCAGAATGAGAGAAAATTTACTCAGCAAAGTTAATTCTTTACCGTCTGCTGTGCCTATTTCCTTTGTGTATGGTGAATCTTGTTTCTGAATATTATGAATTGATAGTAGTTCCCCATACAGGAGACTGGTATGGTATCCATACACAGGTCTATGAATATAGTTGGAATTATAGCTTGCACCAGAAAGGAATTTCTTATCATAATGTGAGGCTAAAACTTAGCTGGCTTGTCATTCTAGGAATTTTTTTATGGAAGCAGAATGCATTAAATTAAACCAAACAATATTATTACAGTGTGCGAAAATACGATTTTTCTCACCACAACAAATTTTGCAGCTCCTATCCATTAAAATTTAAAACGCCCATGTCCATCGCTTTTTCTgaaattctgatttttttttcaaacatgaatatttaatgtttGATGTAGTCTTGTCCTTTTGGAGACATGTGAAAATAGTTTTGCTGTAAAATCAGATTCATAACACAATTACATACAGCACTTTTTGACATAATTGGATTTATTGACTTTAATGTGTGCAATGACTTTGAGATGAACACTCCAGAagtaaattgttttgttttgtccaTTTTGTATAATTATTTTGAGTGTAAAAGTcagcatttttttctgtaaagatAAAAAGAATAACAAAGATGTTTTATTAAAACCTATAATGAATATTATAGATATTTGGAAATAAAACTATTTGATCCTAAGTGcgattttcatttcttgtaGGCATCCAGGTGCTTTCTCAAGCACCATGAGGTACCTGTGCTATCTTTGggatctgtctgtctgtccgtctgtctgtgaGTGTTATCTGTGTTTGTGTGTAGAGCCTGCATATGAAGGTAATTTGTGTAACACTGTCAcccgacagtgttggcaacacctcgatatagacaatatgtctagtttgtctaatgccaatgcttcaaagcaaaccactgtaactTGAGGGTGCTTCCAGACTAGAAAAGCTGTCTCATAGGTCctcccaaatttttttttcagatcattCAATGATCATGTGGTTGTCGGTAATTTTAAACACTTAGAAAAACTTCTGAACAGATCTAAGGAGTCCCCTGTACTGAGCTGGTATGAAATCTTCACAAAGCAGCGCTTGCCCGAACCCATTCACCAATAAAAATGTTGCCATATGTGCCTGTGTTGGTAGCCATAAAGCTTGTTGTGAGGTCCCTGAGCCTGGTTGTCCAGTAACTTTGGTGGTGACAGGGAGCTAAGCTTGTCATTCCTGTGAGCGCAATCTTCGAAATTCTCATAAAACATTTGGGACAGGGAttcattttgaataataatgacGGAACCGTGATGTCATTTGGAACCATCGCAATAAAAAACAAAGTTGGTGTGAACGTATATACATTGTATCGATCGCAACGAAGGTGTTCAAACAACGCCATCTCTGAGACAATTACACTTGTGATAGCGAAATTTTTAGTGTTTACTTCTGAAATCATTGGAAGATTCACTCTCTCTGTTCCTCTCAAGGAACGCAGACTGTGATTCTTCCTAAACATAAATTATAGTCTTCTTCGAAGTGTTGATAACAGGTTCTGTCTGGCGAAAACAGTTTCATAAAACGGGGTCTCCCTTCATgttacctttaaccctttgagtgctgtaatttttcccaccaaaattttagtgcaacattttaccaatgttatgaatttttctgtaatttttttgataattttggaccaaatggaaatcatatttccttggctacagttctttatcaaaattttggcaaaaacttgagaaaatttgactgaggtatattctgtaaaggtgacaaaaattgactttggcgctcaaagggttaatctgtcTACTTTTTTCGGCTTGTATACGTATAGAAGAACTTTTGTGCTTCAGAAAAAGGCATTTGTGCTAGACTGATGCTGTGAAGATGTTTGCAAGTTGCTTGACGCTTAAGTTTCGATGTGTTCCTCAGGGATTATGATGAAAAATCATCAGAAGGTACAATGCGCCTCTGAACAGCACGTACTGAAACGAATATGAGGATGTATGTTATTTGATGGTTTCTGCTTGTTTTCTGTCAGTGGTTTTCCGCCTTACTGCATCACTACCGTTCACTTCTTACTTCACCAAATGTGCTGACATGAACCCTTTACTAACTAGCATGCCTTATTCAAAATAAAGTTGTGTTTTAGGAATCTATTCTTGGCTTAACTTCATTAAAATTTGCATTCACGTACACAACCTATAAGAAGCGGGACTATGGATTTGGCAAATAGTGACGTGCGGCTAATAAAGCCCTTTCATAATGCTTCATTTTTGCCGGGTTTTTTTTCAGTGACGAAGTGGTGTGTGTTATTTCGTTACAAGACCCTTGAAATCGTCTGCTGTGCGCCCTCAGTGTTGGGGTAATAAGCGCCTCGAAAAAAAGTGTTcaacttctgctcaaactttcctcaaagaaactttcaCGTTCAAAAAGAAACAGCGGGGTCACTGCGCAAAATTTGGGACTAGAGAAAGAAACACCTAAATTTTACtactatttgaaatttaaaacggCCGCAATACCTTGAGTTAACGTTACGGGGTGAAATGGAATAAAGATTAGATTTTCATAATaacaagatggtgaaaacttcaATTTCTCCATACGGTTTCAATACGAATCCAGCTAGCAGTAAATCAGACACGGATGGCAAAAATTTAAGTGATCTAAAAAAACTATCCAGGAAGTGCATTCTACATCAATTACACTGAAGGACCCTCTTACATTGAATATAGTTGATTGATTGGTAGAGGGACTTCTTATCGTGTAAGGTTTTTTTCTTGGCATATTGGACTGGAACTTCTGTCATAATATGTGACTTTcgaacaatatttacatttccgACCTGCGTCGAGCACACAATGGTAATTCGTCAATACTATGTGCGCTGTAGAAGAGGAACGTTGTTTCTGGCGTGAATTCGAGAACAAAGTTCAAATGGGTGAATTACGATGTAATGCGACCCCAATATGAGTTTATACTCCGTGCCCCTCGTCTAGGCCCTGGAATTTCAAATGTGTAAACACACAGTATAGCGAGCACACCAGTCTGAACTTTTTTCTCTCCATCAGTCCCCGTCCGGATTTCTTGTTTCTGCAAACTTTTCGCGGTTTCTGGATGTCTTTTGTTCCACATTTGGTTTTGTGGAAAAGCAGACGGACGGATGGTGATGGCGATCAGTTTGCTAAAAGGTGATTTCTTCCTCGGAAATATTGCTTTCTTGTTGAATTTGAGCATTTTGATTTAAGTTGCAGTCCGCTTGTGATTCAACATGGCGGCTGGATTGAAATATTCGACTCTCTGTTTGGTTGCTAGCGCTGTGCATATTTTCCTTCATACAACGAACATCTTGGCCCAACGAAACACCATTTTATCACGGTGTGAAAACCTGACATCAAGTTGTGACGACCTAGAAGAAGATACTTGCGTTTACACCTTCCTCTTGCCGCGTGATGAACAGAAAGGGTGCATAGGTTTTCGGCGAAGTGTCATAATTCTGAGACAGCAGGACAAAGAAATCACCGCCCTGAAGGAGAAAGCCGAGAACTGCTTGGCGACACTTGTCGACCACGAATCCAAACTCGCCGACCTGGTCGAGTTCAAAGACCTCACCGAATATCAGGATCGGAAACAGTTTCGGAGACTTCAACGGCAGCAGGAAAGATGGGAGGAAGACCTGATTAGACAGCAATACATCATCGAAACCCACAAACGTGATATTGAGCACCTCTCCCTGGAGAAAGTCAGACAACAAAATGAGCTTGACAGACAAAATAAGAGAATTGAAGCTCTTGAACAGATCTTATCGTCGCTACAAGGATTAGGAACAGGTGAGAAGTATAGTGGTAAAACTTGTTGaagttatgtatgtatatatgtatgtatgtttgtgagtACAGTACGGATATCATGTTGTCCAGTACCTCTCCGTAGGTTTGGGATGATCACACAAAACTTATTAACTACGAGATTTTCTCGACAAGatatataatgaatttttttcctacgtatatatacaaacataatATGCTAAAACATTAAGATAAGTGGATGGCGGGAGGGACGGATGGGGAGGGACAGACACTTtaagatagatcgatagatcgatagatatttgatagatagatagatagatagatagatagatagatagatagatagatagatagatagatagatagatagatagatagatagatagatagatagatagatagatagatagatagatagatagatagatagatagatagatagacacagacagatagacagacagacagacagacagacagacagacagacagacagatagatagatagatagatagatagatagatagatagatagatagatagatagatagatagatagatagatagatagatagatagatagatagatagatagatagatatgtgCTTTGTTTCTTTCGTTACTATTGGTAGATTTCGTAGGTCTATCCACTTTCAAAGGAGTCACATCTCTTAATAGTTGTAACATGAAAAGAAATTTCATACTCCTATACATTTCCTATACATTTCATTCAGTATTATCTCGGATCTCAGACCATAAATCGACTCTTCCCTGTATCATTTTGATATCGTCTGCTGTTGTTTCGTTTTTTAGGAAGTGGTGTGCTCGTTCCAAACGTTGCTATGGAAACTCAATCGCAACAAACCCCGACCGTGAGCCCTGAATACGTGGATCAAACTGATTTCACGGAGTCCGTTTTCAATCTGACTGTTCACGACCCAATAAGAAGTATTATAATGTTTGAAATAAACTGCGTGTCTTACATCGCTTACGTCACTGCCAATGGAACTGACATTATGGTGTTTGAAAACTACACAGCAACGCCCTACCAACACATCAGCGCAGAGCCCGGGGACATAACCTATAACGGattaacttttttcaaaatggagGATCAATATTTCTTGACTGTCACCAACTGTCGCCTTGGAAACCATTGCATCTATCGTTGGGAAAATGGAACTTTTGAGGAGTTTCAAGTCATTTTCCTGAGCGGAATTCATTCGTGGGGTATTCACTATTTCCACACTCTCACGTCCCAGGGCAGAAAACATTTTCTCGTCCTTCCAAGTTTCTCAAAGTACGACACGCGTCTTTACTCCTACAAACACGACATCGACAGCGTCATCTTCGTTTGGAACGGCGAGCGTTTCGTCACTTTCCAAACGATTCCCACCAGCGGCGCCCGGTCTGTCGCTTCTGTCGCCATCGGTAACTACGTCTACATCTGCTTCGCGAACAGTTTTTCCGGGAAAGTCTGGCCGCGATACAAAGTGTACTCCGAAATTTACAAAATAGCCGTCAACGGGTTATCTTTTGCTAGACATCAGCTTCTCGAGTTACCCGGTGCATCGGCGATGGCTGTCGCTTTCCATTTCGGTGGGGAAACTTACCTGGTGGACGTCATGTGGCAAGGTGTGTACGGAGGTCTTTCGACCGACACGCCCATATACATCTGGGACGAAGACAGCGCCCAGTTCGTTCAACATCAAACCATCCAGACCCTAAATGCCCGGATGCTCTGTCCCTTCATCGTCAAGAACCAACTCTATTTCGTCGTAACTAACAGTGGAGACAGCGAGAATGGCCCATTCGCCGTTATCTACACGCGAAGTAAATCGGGGGCAAATTTTATTGAACACCAACGATTCCAGGCTACCAGGGGCCACCATTGCGCAGTTTATCAAAGAGCAGACGAGAATTATCTGATTATTGACGATTCTGTGCTAGAACTCTAAGATTTGAGAAAACTCACCATCCAACCAAAATCACTGAATTTTTTCAGCCTATATTAGGCTTGAATTTTCTGACAGCAAAATATTATTTGATTATGTCATACCAATAACGGATATTATGTCTTCCACTTCTAAATTTCGATTCCTTTTCCAGACAATCGAAACTCACGTTTCCCAGATTCAGAAATTACTGGAATGCCCCTTGTTTATTCCGATTGTAAAGTGTATAAATTTATCTCAATGTTAAGGCGGATGTTTGTATATTCAATATTATTATCCGTGCATGCAACAGTGCCTTCAAACGAGCTAGATATATCTCGAGTATTTTTCTTTCCAGAGTTCTCTTTTCCATAAAGTTTCATCGAATAtgtataaattattttttgttgtacTGAACCATCTTCTAGTGCAACGTGTTTATAacactgtgtaaaatatgaataaagtCGTCTATACACAGATACCCAGTTGTTGTGCTGTGTATAATTTCACCGAACAAGAGCAAAATAATGAATTCTCGGTCAACTTGACTTCTTTCTGAGCAAATACCAAGTTCATATTACAACAGCATCAAACTTGATGAACAAGACGTTGGCCTGTTTACGCTCTCTCTGATATCATTATTTATCGTCATCATCTAATAACAATAAATAGTTATGGATACCTTTATTATTAGCTCGTTATGGTCGTCATGGTTAGCAGGAATAATATTCTCCATGGCAACAACGGTGGACTCAGGTGTCTCACATATCTGCTATACCATAAATCATGCATCTTCAACATGATTTTGTCAGCTCAGTGTATCAAGAACTCTAGAAACAATATTTTGCTTGCTGACGTGTTAAAATAAAGGCTGACTATTACGCGAATATGTTGTATGGCTGCCCTAGTTGACAGCAAATAGCGGTATAGCTCGAAGGCCCACCAGGCTGTTACCTGGCAAAAACATTACTTCTGTGCAGCTTAGAGTATTTTTAGACTTGACGGATCACATCTCTATTAAGTCTGATATCTTGAATTGGCTGAGCTGTACATCCATATTTTATACTGACATTTAAACTGACATTGTCAAAATGCCAAGAGCACAGATCTGCATTATCGACCGGATTCAAAGACACGGTGTTTCCGTCAGTTTGAATTAATAAGAGTGTAGTCCCACAGCGATCCGGTTCACTTTTCATGCATGAACCGTCTG from the Ptychodera flava strain L36383 chromosome 2, AS_Pfla_20210202, whole genome shotgun sequence genome contains:
- the LOC139117379 gene encoding uncharacterized protein yields the protein MAAGLKYSTLCLVASAVHIFLHTTNILAQRNTILSRCENLTSSCDDLEEDTCVYTFLLPRDEQKGCIGFRRSVIILRQQDKEITALKEKAENCLATLVDHESKLADLVEFKDLTEYQDRKQFRRLQRQQERWEEDLIRQQYIIETHKRDIEHLSLEKVRQQNELDRQNKRIEALEQILSSLQGLGTGSGVLVPNVAMETQSQQTPTVSPEYVDQTDFTESVFNLTVHDPIRSIIMFEINCVSYIAYVTANGTDIMVFENYTATPYQHISAEPGDITYNGLTFFKMEDQYFLTVTNCRLGNHCIYRWENGTFEEFQVIFLSGIHSWGIHYFHTLTSQGRKHFLVLPSFSKYDTRLYSYKHDIDSVIFVWNGERFVTFQTIPTSGARSVASVAIGNYVYICFANSFSGKVWPRYKVYSEIYKIAVNGLSFARHQLLELPGASAMAVAFHFGGETYLVDVMWQGVYGGLSTDTPIYIWDEDSAQFVQHQTIQTLNARMLCPFIVKNQLYFVVTNSGDSENGPFAVIYTRSKSGANFIEHQRFQATRGHHCAVYQRADENYLIIDDSVLEL